In Gadus chalcogrammus isolate NIFS_2021 chromosome 11, NIFS_Gcha_1.0, whole genome shotgun sequence, a single window of DNA contains:
- the bola1 gene encoding bolA-like protein 1, with product MLARILLCARPVSATLPALTRPLAHSTAHMDPGSGGRPVETAIRTKLTGALVPVHLEVHNESHMHAVPPGSESHFRVLVVSASFDGLSLIQRHRLVNEALREELSSCVHALAIQAKTPAQWGSNPSVAKSPPCMGGSKGDHSVEVKLAAGRE from the coding sequence ATGTTGGCCCGCATACTTCTCTGTGCCCGGCCCGTCTCCGCCACCCTACCCGCCTTAACTCGCCCCCTGGCCCACTCCACCGCTCATATGGACCCCGGCTCCGGGGGTCGGCCTGTGGAGACGGCGATCAGAACCAAGCTGACCGGTGCCCTTGTGCCAGTGCACCTAGAAGTCCACAACGAGAGCCACATGCACGCCGTGCCGCCGGGCTCCGAGTCCCACTTCCGCGTGTTGGTGGTGAGCGCAAGCTTTGACGGCCTCTCTCTGATACAGCGCCACCGCCTGGTGAATGAGGCGCTGCGCGAGGAGCTGAGCAGCTGTGTGCACGCACTGGCCATCCAGGCCAAGACCCCCGCCCAGTGGGGCAGTAACCCCTCCGTGGCCAAGAGTCCCCCCTGCATGGGGGGCTCAAAGGGGGACCACTCTGTGGAGGTGAAGCTGGCGGccgggagagagtga
- the arl4aa gene encoding ADP-ribosylation factor-like 4aa yields the protein MGNGFSEQPGFLPSVPFFQSFHMAILGLDSAGKTTTLYRLRFNEFVNTVPTRGFNAEKVKLSLGGHRTAATFHFWDVGGQEKLRPLWKSYTRGADGIVFVVDSVDGERLEEAKTELHRIAKTMENLGVPVLVVANKQDLRNSLTLAEMERGLALKELGPGTPWHLQPACAITGDGLREGMEKIHDMILKRRKAQQQLQQQRRKR from the coding sequence ATGGGGAATGGATTCTCAGAACAACCCGGTTTCCTGCCCTCCGTCCCCTTCTTCCAGTCCTTTCACATGGCCATCCTGGGCCTGGACTCTGCCGGCAAAACCACCACGCTGTACCGGCTGCGCTTCAACGAGTTCGTCAACACCGTGCCCACCCGGGGCTTCAACGCCGAGAAGGTGAAGCTGTCCCTGGGGGGGCACCGTACCGCGGCCACCTTCCACTTCTGGGACGTGGGCGGCCAGGAGAAGCTGCGGCCGCTGTGGAAGTCGTACACTCGGGGCGCCGACGGCATCGTGTTCGTGGTGGACTCGGTGGACGGCGAGCGGCTGGAGGAGGCCAAGACGGAGCTGCACCGCATCGCCAAGACCATGGAGAACCTGGGCGTGCCCGTGCTGGTGGTCGCCAACAAGCAGGACCTGAGGAACTCCCTGACGCTGGCCGAGATGGAGCGGGGCCTGGCGCTGAAGGAGCTGGGGCCCGGCACGCCGTGGCACCTGCAGCCCGCCTGCGCCATCACTGGGGACGGCCTGCGGGAGGGCATGGAGAAGATCCACGACATGATCCTGAAGCGCCGCAaggcccagcagcagctgcagcagcagaggaggaagaggtga